Proteins encoded together in one Staphylococcus aureus window:
- a CDS encoding PH domain-containing protein, which translates to MKELPKSRLTFKESMIESQYLATKTKEEKKQYKQLSVEDKREILKEYQSKPRKEVKFESEINKSDENLSKIYQRFSEIGVEDLFGTKKEVKELPMILKDNENIMYVTSGLYNNNTYLIVCTDLRLLFLDKGMIYGLKFHEFPFEKINSVSYKKGLLFGEIIIHHGSSSIAIGSISKNTVSRMAETIQEQISIRESSMKPSNSEKMSFSVADELIKYKELLDVGVISQEEFDKKKQQLLDID; encoded by the coding sequence ATGAAAGAATTACCTAAGAGCAGATTAACGTTCAAAGAAAGTATGATTGAGAGTCAATATTTAGCAACTAAAACAAAAGAAGAAAAGAAACAATACAAGCAACTATCTGTTGAAGACAAAAGAGAAATTTTAAAAGAATACCAAAGTAAACCTAGAAAAGAAGTGAAATTTGAAAGTGAAATCAATAAATCTGACGAAAACTTATCTAAAATCTACCAAAGATTTAGCGAAATAGGTGTAGAGGATTTGTTTGGTACAAAAAAAGAAGTGAAAGAACTACCTATGATTTTAAAAGATAATGAAAACATAATGTATGTAACTTCGGGATTGTACAATAATAATACCTACTTAATAGTATGTACTGATCTAAGATTGTTATTCTTAGATAAAGGTATGATATATGGTTTGAAATTTCATGAATTTCCATTCGAGAAAATCAATTCTGTTTCGTATAAAAAAGGACTTCTTTTTGGCGAAATAATTATACATCACGGTTCATCAAGTATCGCTATAGGAAGCATATCAAAAAACACTGTATCTAGAATGGCGGAAACAATACAAGAACAAATCTCTATTCGAGAAAGTTCTATGAAACCATCCAATTCTGAAAAAATGAGTTTTTCTGTTGCTGATGAATTAATAAAATATAAAGAATTATTAGATGTCGGAGTAATTTCTCAGGAAGAGTTCGATAAGAAAAAACAACAATTATTGGATATTGATTAA
- a CDS encoding ImmA/IrrE family metallo-endopeptidase: MKLNYEKSFFKSAKAVYEITNGLYNLSFPLDIFEIISKDKRIKLVTFSEFSQNTGTLYFKIPSIFGSEEAFHIRKGDKAIIVYNDLLPMNRLRFTLAHEYGHFIMGHTGVNLNKTFTYKDYYRRIAEEYEANSFASCLLFPLHIRYKYINNFNIEQISYKYQMSFQAIHIAVKVIRRHIHNGLNDYMSNNENYHAENYLSFLEEKMESKSDFINEFKYAYDLTI, translated from the coding sequence TTGAAATTAAATTATGAAAAATCTTTTTTTAAATCTGCGAAAGCAGTTTACGAGATCACAAATGGTCTATATAACTTATCTTTTCCTTTAGATATATTTGAAATTATCTCAAAAGATAAACGTATTAAATTAGTGACTTTCTCTGAATTTTCTCAGAATACTGGCACTTTATATTTTAAAATACCTTCTATTTTCGGTTCAGAAGAAGCGTTTCATATTAGAAAAGGAGACAAAGCGATTATAGTTTATAACGATTTACTGCCTATGAATCGTCTAAGATTTACTTTAGCTCATGAATATGGTCATTTTATAATGGGACATACTGGAGTTAATTTAAATAAAACATTCACATATAAAGATTATTATAGAAGGATTGCTGAAGAATATGAAGCAAACTCATTTGCTTCATGTTTATTGTTTCCTTTACATATAAGATACAAATATATAAACAACTTTAATATTGAGCAAATTTCGTACAAGTATCAAATGAGTTTTCAAGCGATCCATATAGCGGTAAAAGTAATCAGAAGACATATACACAATGGGTTAAACGACTATATGTCAAATAACGAAAATTACCACGCAGAAAACTACTTAAGTTTTTTAGAAGAGAAAATGGAAAGCAAATCTGATTTTATAAATGAATTTAAATATGCTTATGATCTAACGATTTAA
- a CDS encoding helix-turn-helix domain-containing protein, whose translation MNLVQRIRNLCNSKGMTFAELERTLGFSNGQIRRWEKTKPGIDKVQKIADHFDVSVDYLLGREKDEYSGEDKSEDILIMHRATENMTEAQRQKALTILEAMFDDWDDLTK comes from the coding sequence ATGAATCTAGTACAAAGAATCCGTAATTTGTGCAATTCAAAAGGTATGACTTTTGCTGAATTAGAGAGAACTTTAGGGTTTTCAAACGGACAAATCAGAAGATGGGAGAAAACCAAACCAGGCATTGATAAGGTGCAAAAAATTGCCGATCACTTCGATGTATCAGTTGATTACTTATTAGGTAGAGAAAAAGATGAGTACTCCGGAGAAGATAAAAGTGAAGATATTCTTATTATGCATCGAGCTACAGAAAATATGACGGAGGCACAAAGGCAAAAAGCTTTGACTATATTAGAAGCAATGTTTGATGATTGGGATGATTTAACTAAGTAA
- a CDS encoding helix-turn-helix transcriptional regulator — translation MSTTDFGLKVRTELLKRNMTNKQLAEMLEISSAYLSDILRGRRDAFEQKKRIAKILEIKEEVKS, via the coding sequence ATGTCGACAACAGATTTCGGCTTGAAAGTGAGAACGGAATTATTAAAACGCAACATGACAAACAAGCAACTTGCGGAAATGCTAGAAATTTCAAGTGCTTACTTATCGGATATTTTACGTGGACGTAGAGATGCTTTTGAACAAAAGAAACGTATTGCGAAAATTTTAGAAATTAAAGAAGAGGTGAAGAGTTAA
- a CDS encoding phage antirepressor Ant translates to MNEIKTFSNDMFSILIKQDNENNLFDLETVAKSLGFTQFKNGKQYIRWETINKYLGKYLSQEVGKGDFIPEPMVYKLAFKAGNAVAEKFQDWLAMEVLPAIRKHGIYATDNVIEQTLKDPDYIITVLTEYKKEKEQNLLLQQEIGELKPKADYVDEILKSTGTLATTQIAADYGISAQKLNKLLHEARLQRKVNKQWVLYSEHMGKSYTDSDTITIVRSDGREDTVLQTRWTQKGRLKIHEIMTEFGYEANLGGA, encoded by the coding sequence ATGAATGAAATTAAAACTTTCAGTAACGACATGTTTTCAATCTTAATCAAACAAGATAATGAAAATAATTTATTCGATTTAGAAACTGTCGCAAAAAGTTTGGGGTTCACTCAGTTTAAAAACGGCAAACAATATATTCGTTGGGAAACTATCAATAAATATTTAGGTAAATATCTTTCCCAAGAAGTTGGGAAAGGCGATTTCATACCAGAACCAATGGTATATAAGTTGGCTTTCAAAGCAGGTAATGCTGTAGCAGAAAAATTTCAAGATTGGTTGGCGATGGAAGTCCTACCAGCTATTCGCAAACACGGTATCTACGCAACAGACAATGTAATTGAACAAACATTAAAAGATCCAGACTACATCATTACAGTGTTGACTGAGTATAAGAAAGAAAAAGAGCAAAACTTACTTTTACAACAAGAAATCGGAGAACTAAAACCCAAAGCAGACTATGTAGATGAAATCTTAAAGTCAACTGGCACATTAGCCACAACTCAAATCGCGGCAGACTACGGTATATCAGCACAAAAGTTAAACAAACTACTACACGAAGCTAGACTACAACGAAAAGTAAATAAACAGTGGGTGCTTTACTCAGAACACATGGGCAAGAGTTACACAGATTCAGACACTATAACAATTGTGCGTTCTGATGGCAGAGAAGACACAGTTTTACAAACTAGATGGACACAAAAAGGCAGATTGAAAATACATGAAATCATGACTGAATTCGGTTATGAAGCTAATTTAGGGGGAGCGTAA
- the tscA gene encoding type II toxin-antitoxin system antitoxin TscA, with protein MTPEQKEKLNNIVLTLYAVKENKSQTYTHKDTLTVTYAGEIEHTYEVDREKHLESMIEWAIDQIEQHFDLDEEE; from the coding sequence ATGACACCAGAACAAAAAGAAAAGCTAAACAATATAGTATTAACACTTTATGCAGTTAAAGAAAACAAAAGTCAAACATACACACACAAAGATACTCTTACTGTGACATATGCAGGCGAGATTGAGCACACTTACGAAGTCGACAGAGAGAAACACCTTGAATCAATGATTGAGTGGGCAATTGACCAAATCGAACAGCACTTTGATTTAGACGAAGAAGAATAA
- a CDS encoding DUF1270 domain-containing protein, with product MSNIYKSYLLAVLCFTVLAIVLMPFLYFTTAWSIAGFASIATFIFYKEYFYEE from the coding sequence ATGAGTAACATTTATAAAAGCTACCTATTAGCAGTACTGTGCTTCACAGTCTTAGCGATTGTACTCATGCCGTTTCTATACTTCACCACAGCGTGGTCAATTGCAGGATTCGCAAGCATAGCGACATTCATATTTTATAAGGAATACTTTTATGAAGAATAA
- a CDS encoding DUF2482 family protein translates to MTKNYKDMTQDEIKDLLSEKSGELYELAKEIKGESKFDILLFSSIGVIDGDYLAGSNSVIGHTFDLASLLDSTKSYKDIVNVLQMCKSQKFLGIDDDKED, encoded by the coding sequence ATGACTAAAAATTATAAAGACATGACTCAGGACGAAATAAAAGACTTATTATCTGAAAAAAGCGGAGAATTGTATGAATTAGCGAAAGAAATTAAGGGAGAAAGTAAATTTGATATTTTGCTTTTCTCATCAATAGGAGTTATCGACGGAGATTATTTAGCAGGTTCAAATTCTGTGATTGGTCATACTTTCGATCTTGCTTCCTTATTGGATAGCACTAAGAGTTATAAAGACATTGTCAATGTTCTCCAAATGTGTAAATCACAAAAATTTCTCGGTATTGATGACGACAAGGAGGACTAA
- a CDS encoding DUF1108 family protein, producing MYYEIGDIIRKNIHVNGFDFKLFILKGHIGISIQVKDMNNVPIKHAYVVDENDLDMASDLFNQAIDEWIEENTDEQDRLINLVMKW from the coding sequence ATGTATTACGAAATAGGCGATATCATACGCAAAAATATTCATGTTAACGGATTCGATTTTAAGCTATTCATTTTAAAAGGTCATATAGGCATATCAATACAAGTTAAAGATATGAACAACGTACCAATTAAACATGCTTATGTCGTAGATGAGAATGACTTAGATATGGCATCAGACTTATTCAACCAAGCGATAGATGAATGGATTGAAGAGAACACAGACGAACAGGACAGACTAATTAACTTAGTCATGAAATGGTAG
- a CDS encoding host-nuclease inhibitor Gam family protein — MNELQERELETFEQDDRFKVTDLDSANWVFKKLDAITTKENEINELANKEIERINEWKDKEVEKLQSGKEYLQSLVIEYFRIQKEQDSKFKLNTPYGKVTARKGSKVIQVSNEQEVIKQLEQRGFDNYVKVTKKLSQSDIKKDFNVTENGTLIDANGEVLEGASIVEKPTSYTVKVGE, encoded by the coding sequence GTGAATGAATTACAAGAGAGAGAACTAGAAACATTTGAACAAGACGACCGATTCAAAGTAACAGACTTAGACAGTGCTAACTGGGTCTTTAAGAAACTAGATGCAATCACAACTAAAGAGAATGAAATCAACGAGTTAGCAAATAAAGAAATTGAACGCATAAACGAATGGAAAGATAAAGAAGTAGAAAAATTACAGAGTGGCAAAGAATATTTACAAAGCCTTGTAATTGAATATTTCAGAATACAAAAAGAACAAGATAGCAAATTCAAGTTGAATACACCTTACGGAAAAGTGACAGCCAGAAAAGGTTCAAAAGTCATTCAAGTTAGCAATGAGCAAGAAGTTATTAAACAACTTGAGCAACGAGGTTTTGACAACTATGTAAAGGTAACTAAAAAACTTAGCCAATCAGACATTAAGAAAGATTTCAATGTAACTGAAAACGGCACTTTAATTGACGCAAACGGCGAAGTTTTAGAGGGTGCTAGCATTGTTGAGAAACCAACGTCATACACGGTAAAGGTGGGAGAATAG
- a CDS encoding ERF family protein — MAEQLNLYQKIADVKANIAGFTKDTKGYNFSYVSGSQILHRIREKMIEHNLLLVPNTSNENWTTHTFKNKKGQEVTEFIVEMDLNYTWINADKPEEQYEVSYHAYGQQNDISQAHGTALTYAERYFLMKFFNIPTDEDDADAKQKQDKYSTVSQEFKDILTKEVNDFIAIAKESGFAEKYQEQINKLEKMNVEALNKNQINVTRQQIKKWLGGIEQ; from the coding sequence ATGGCCGAACAACTTAATTTGTACCAAAAAATAGCAGATGTTAAAGCGAATATTGCGGGCTTCACAAAAGATACTAAGGGTTATAACTTCTCGTATGTTTCAGGATCTCAAATATTACACAGAATAAGAGAAAAGATGATTGAACATAATTTATTGTTAGTCCCCAATACGTCAAATGAAAATTGGACGACACATACTTTTAAAAACAAAAAAGGTCAAGAAGTGACAGAATTCATAGTTGAAATGGATTTGAATTATACATGGATTAATGCTGATAAACCAGAAGAACAGTATGAAGTAAGTTATCACGCTTACGGTCAACAAAATGATATTTCACAAGCACATGGCACAGCGTTAACTTATGCTGAACGCTATTTCTTAATGAAGTTCTTTAACATTCCAACTGATGAAGATGACGCAGACGCAAAACAAAAACAAGATAAATATTCAACAGTAAGTCAAGAATTTAAAGACATACTAACTAAAGAAGTTAATGATTTTATAGCCATAGCTAAAGAAAGTGGATTCGCGGAAAAATACCAGGAACAAATTAACAAATTAGAAAAAATGAACGTCGAAGCACTGAATAAAAACCAAATCAATGTAACCAGACAACAGATAAAAAAATGGCTTGGAGGAATTGAACAATGA
- a CDS encoding single-stranded DNA-binding protein, with product MNTVNLIGNLVADPELKGQNNNVVNFVIAVQRPFKNKQTNEYETDFIRCVAFGKTAEIIANNFNKGNKIGVTGSIQTGSYENNQGQKVFTTDIAVNNITFVERKNNGQSNNQQQHNSYNAPQNRQQSNNPFANANGPIEISDDDLPF from the coding sequence ATGAATACAGTAAATTTAATTGGGAACCTAGTGGCAGATCCAGAGTTAAAAGGTCAAAACAACAACGTAGTTAACTTTGTAATCGCAGTACAGAGACCATTCAAAAACAAACAAACTAACGAATATGAAACAGACTTCATTCGTTGTGTTGCATTTGGTAAGACTGCTGAAATCATCGCTAATAACTTTAATAAAGGTAATAAAATTGGCGTTACTGGTTCAATACAAACCGGTAGTTATGAAAATAATCAAGGACAGAAAGTGTTTACTACAGACATCGCAGTCAACAATATAACTTTCGTTGAACGTAAAAACAACGGTCAATCTAACAACCAACAACAGCATAATTCATATAACGCACCACAGAATAGACAGCAATCAAATAATCCATTTGCTAATGCTAATGGTCCTATAGAAATCTCTGACGATGATTTACCTTTCTAG
- a CDS encoding putative HNHc nuclease: protein MAQIKNYITQDDGTTTVVIEGAELGDKETLLLDNGYEVECDLRIEDPFKITDKQRRKIFALCNDIESHTGQPRDYMRYLFQEYVTVLYDYDKSISLSDCTRMQANQIIEVTLDWIFHNDIPLSYKTSDLLKQDKSFLYWSTVNRNCVICGKPHADLAHYEAVGRGMNRNKMNHYDKHVLALCREHHNEQHAIGVKSFNDKYHLHDSWIKVDERLNKMLKGEKKE from the coding sequence ATGGCTCAAATCAAAAACTATATCACTCAAGATGACGGCACAACAACAGTCGTTATCGAGGGTGCCGAGCTAGGAGACAAAGAAACATTATTACTTGATAACGGCTACGAAGTCGAATGTGATTTGCGAATCGAAGACCCATTCAAAATAACAGACAAGCAACGAAGAAAAATATTTGCGCTCTGTAACGACATAGAGAGCCACACAGGCCAACCACGTGACTATATGAGGTATTTGTTCCAAGAATATGTAACGGTTCTGTATGACTATGACAAGAGTATTTCGTTAAGTGACTGTACACGGATGCAAGCGAATCAAATTATCGAGGTAACACTCGATTGGATATTTCACAACGACATACCGCTTAGTTATAAAACAAGCGACTTGCTGAAACAAGATAAATCATTCTTATACTGGTCAACTGTTAACCGCAACTGTGTAATATGCGGAAAGCCTCACGCTGACCTAGCACATTATGAAGCAGTTGGCAGAGGCATGAACAGAAATAAGATGAATCACTATGACAAACATGTATTAGCGTTATGTCGCGAACATCATAACGAGCAACATGCGATTGGCGTTAAGTCGTTTAATGATAAATACCACTTGCATGACTCGTGGATAAAAGTTGATGAGAGGCTCAATAAAATGCTGAAAGGAGAGAAAAAGGAATGA
- a CDS encoding conserved phage C-terminal domain-containing protein, protein MATFRVYKESGNFVTVHKDFIHDSNISWKAKGILLYLLSRPDNWQIYETELEQHSTDGLSGLKSGIKELEEIGYIQRSRKRDKSGRLNGYEYLVYEQPHHIRFSNVGKTVNGKTNNGKTVNGKSHTTNNNSTNNDLTNNNNTNNEGSILSGNPTVSSIPYKEIIEYLNKKAGKHFKHNTAKTKDFIKARWNQDFRLEDFKKVIDIKTAEWLNTDSDKYLRPETLFGSKFEGYLNQKIQSTGTNQLERMKYDESYWD, encoded by the coding sequence ATGGCAACATTTAGAGTTTACAAAGAATCAGGTAACTTTGTCACAGTACACAAAGATTTTATACATGATTCTAATATAAGTTGGAAGGCTAAAGGTATTCTACTTTATTTGTTAAGTCGACCTGATAACTGGCAAATTTACGAAACAGAACTAGAGCAACATTCAACTGATGGACTTAGCGGTTTAAAGAGTGGAATCAAGGAACTGGAAGAAATTGGATACATTCAACGTAGTAGAAAACGTGATAAAAGTGGTAGGTTAAATGGTTATGAGTACTTAGTATATGAGCAACCGCACCACATTCGATTTTCCAACGTTGGAAAAACCGTTAACGGTAAAACCAACAATGGAAAAACCGTTAATGGTAAATCGCATACTACTAATAATAATAGTACTAATAATGATTTAACTAATAATAACAATACTAATAATGAAGGAAGTATATTGTCGGGCAACCCGACGGTGTCTTCCATTCCCTATAAAGAAATTATCGAATACTTAAATAAAAAAGCAGGAAAGCATTTTAAACATAATACAGCTAAAACAAAAGATTTTATTAAAGCAAGATGGAATCAAGATTTTAGGTTGGAGGATTTTAAAAAGGTGATTGATATCAAAACAGCTGAATGGTTAAACACGGATAGCGATAAATACCTTAGACCAGAAACACTTTTTGGCAGTAAATTTGAGGGGTACCTCAATCAAAAAATACAATCAACTGGCACGAATCAATTGGAACGCATGAAGTACGACGAAAGTTATTGGGATTAG
- a CDS encoding ATP-binding protein — protein MKPLFSEKINESLKKYQPTHVEKGLKCERCGSEYDLYKFAPTKKHPNGYEYKDGCKCEIYEEYKRNKQRKINNIFNQSNVNPSLRDATVKNYKPQNEKQVHAKQTAIEYVQGFSTKEPKSLILQGSYGTGKSHLAYAIAKAVKAKGHTVAFMHIPMLMDRIKATYNKNAVETTDELVRLLSDIDLLVLDDMGVENTEHTLNKLFSIVDNRVGKNNIFTTNFSDKELNQNMNWQRINSRMKHNARKVRVIGDDFRERDAW, from the coding sequence ATGAAACCACTATTCAGCGAAAAGATAAACGAAAGCTTGAAAAAATATCAACCTACTCATGTCGAAAAAGGATTGAAATGTGAGAGATGTGGAAGTGAATACGACTTATATAAGTTTGCTCCTACTAAAAAACACCCGAATGGTTACGAGTATAAAGACGGTTGCAAATGTGAAATCTATGAGGAATATAAGCGAAACAAGCAACGGAAGATAAACAACATATTCAATCAATCAAACGTTAATCCGTCTTTAAGAGATGCAACAGTCAAAAACTACAAGCCACAAAATGAAAAACAAGTACACGCTAAACAAACAGCAATAGAGTACGTTCAAGGCTTCTCTACAAAAGAGCCAAAATCATTAATATTGCAAGGTTCATACGGAACTGGTAAAAGCCACCTAGCATACGCTATCGCAAAAGCAGTTAAAGCTAAAGGGCATACGGTTGCTTTTATGCACATACCAATGTTGATGGATCGTATCAAAGCGACATACAACAAAAATGCAGTAGAGACTACAGACGAGCTAGTCAGATTGCTAAGTGATATTGATTTACTTGTACTAGATGATATGGGTGTAGAAAACACAGAGCACACTTTAAATAAACTTTTCAGCATTGTTGATAACAGAGTAGGTAAAAACAACATCTTTACAACTAACTTTAGTGATAAAGAACTAAATCAAAATATGAACTGGCAACGTATCAATTCAAGAATGAAACACAATGCAAGAAAAGTAAGAGTAATCGGAGACGATTTCAGGGAGCGAGACGCATGGTAA
- a CDS encoding DUF3269 family protein, with translation MPKEKYYLYREDGTEDIKVIKYKENENEVYSLTGAHFSDEKKIMTDSDLKRFKGAHGLLYEQELGLQATIFDI, from the coding sequence ATGCCGAAAGAAAAATATTACTTATACCGAGAAGATGGCACAGAAGATATTAAGGTCATCAAGTATAAAGAGAATGAGAATGAAGTTTATTCGCTCACAGGAGCCCATTTCAGCGACGAAAAGAAAATTATGACTGATAGTGACCTAAAACGATTTAAAGGCGCTCACGGACTTCTATATGAGCAAGAGCTAGGTTTACAAGCAACGATATTTGATATTTAG
- a CDS encoding DUF1064 domain-containing protein, translating into MSKYNAKKVEYKGIVFDSKVECEYYQYLESNMNGTNYDRIEIQPKFELQPKFGKQRPITYIADFSLWKEGKLVEVLDVKGKATEVANIKAKIFRYQYRDVNLTWICKAPKYTGKTWITYEELIKARRERKREMK; encoded by the coding sequence ATGAGTAAATACAACGCTAAGAAAGTTGAGTACAAAGGAATTGTATTTGATAGCAAAGTAGAGTGTGAATATTACCAATATTTAGAAAGTAATATGAATGGCACTAACTATGATCGTATCGAAATACAACCGAAATTCGAACTACAACCTAAATTTGGGAAGCAAAGACCGATTACGTATATAGCCGATTTCTCTTTGTGGAAGGAAGGGAAACTGGTCGAAGTTTTAGATGTTAAAGGTAAGGCGACTGAAGTTGCCAACATCAAAGCGAAGATATTCAGATATCAGTATAGAGATGTGAATTTAACGTGGATATGTAAAGCACCTAAGTACACAGGCAAAACATGGATTACTTACGAGGAATTAATTAAAGCAAGACGAGAACGCAAAAGAGAAATGAAGTGA
- a CDS encoding DUF3113 family protein — protein MQQQAYINATIDIRIPTEVEYKHFGDVDNEKDALADYLYNNPNEILEYDNLKIRNVNIEVE, from the coding sequence ATGCAACAACAAGCATATATAAACGCAACGATTGATATAAGAATACCTACAGAAGTTGAATATAAGCATTTTGGTGATGTGGATAACGAAAAAGATGCGCTGGCAGATTACTTATATAACAATCCTAACGAAATACTAGAGTATGACAATTTAAAAATTAGAAACGTAAATATAGAGGTGGAATAA
- a CDS encoding SA1788 family PVL leukocidin-associated protein has product MSIVKINGKPYKFTEHENELIKKNGLTPGMVAKRVRGGWALLEALHAPYGMRLAEYKEIVLSKIMERESKEREMARQRRKEAELRRKKPHLFNVPQVHPRGRYACYLMENDIFVKVKK; this is encoded by the coding sequence ATGAGTATCGTAAAGATTAACGGTAAACCATATAAATTTACCGAACATGAAAATGAATTGATAAAAAAGAATGGTTTAACTCCAGGAATGGTTGCAAAAAGAGTACGAGGTGGCTGGGCGTTGTTAGAAGCCTTACATGCACCTTATGGTATGCGCTTAGCTGAGTATAAAGAAATTGTGTTATCCAAAATCATGGAGCGAGAGAGCAAAGAACGTGAAATGGCTAGGCAACGACGTAAAGAGGCTGAGCTAAGAAGAAAGAAGCCACATTTGTTTAATGTGCCACAAGTGCATCCAAGAGGACGTTATGCGTGCTACCTGATGGAAAACGACATATTCGTGAAAGTTAAGAAGTAG
- a CDS encoding SAV1978 family virulence-associated passenger protein, whose protein sequence is MTDNARKEYLNQFFGSKRYLYQDNERVAHIHVVNGTYYFHGHIVPGWQSVKKTFDTAEELEIYIKQHGLEYEEQKELTLF, encoded by the coding sequence ATGACAGATAACGCACGCAAAGAATACCTAAATCAATTCTTTGGATCTAAGAGATATCTGTATCAAGATAACGAACGAGTGGCACATATCCATGTAGTAAACGGCACTTATTACTTTCATGGGCATATCGTGCCAGGTTGGCAAAGTGTTAAAAAGACATTTGATACTGCTGAAGAGCTCGAAATATATATAAAGCAACATGGTTTGGAATACGAAGAACAGAAGGAACTAACTTTATTTTAG
- a CDS encoding DUF1024 family protein, translating into MNNREQIEQSVISASAYNGNDTEGLLKEIEDVYKKAQAFDEILEGLPNAMQDALKEDIYLDEAVGIMTGQVVYKYEEEQENEH; encoded by the coding sequence ATGAATAACCGTGAACAAATAGAACAGTCCGTTATAAGTGCTAGTGCGTATAACGGCAATGACACAGAGGGATTACTAAAAGAGATTGAGGACGTGTATAAGAAAGCACAAGCGTTTGATGAAATACTTGAGGGTTTACCTAATGCTATGCAAGATGCACTCAAAGAAGATATTTATCTTGATGAAGCAGTAGGGATTATGACGGGTCAAGTTGTCTATAAATATGAGGAGGAACAGGAAAATGAGCATTAG
- a CDS encoding dUTP diphosphatase, giving the protein MTNTLQVKLLSKDARMPERNHKTDAGYDIFSAETVVLEPQEKAVIKTDVAVSIPEGYVGLLTSRSGVSSKTYLVIETGKIDAGYHGNLGINIKNDMEHDGITSLYEDLDDKLVNTLDIKGNYINEGEGARKIYKINKGDKLAQLVIVPIWTPELKQVEEFESVSERGAKGFGSSGV; this is encoded by the coding sequence ATGACTAACACATTACAAGTGAAACTATTATCAAAAGACGCTAGAATGCCCGAACGAAATCATAAGACAGATGCAGGTTATGACATATTCTCAGCCGAAACCGTCGTACTTGAGCCGCAAGAAAAGGCAGTGATTAAAACAGATGTAGCTGTAAGTATACCAGAGGGCTATGTCGGGCTATTAACTAGCCGTAGTGGTGTAAGTAGTAAAACGTATTTAGTGATTGAAACAGGAAAGATAGACGCGGGATATCATGGTAATTTAGGGATTAATATCAAGAATGATATGGAGCATGACGGCATAACATCATTATACGAAGATTTAGACGACAAACTAGTAAATACTTTAGATATAAAAGGTAATTATATAAACGAAGGAGAAGGCGCTAGAAAGATATATAAAATCAACAAAGGCGACAAACTAGCTCAATTGGTTATCGTGCCTATATGGACACCGGAACTAAAGCAAGTGGAGGAATTCGAGAGTGTTTCAGAACGTGGAGCAAAAGGCTTCGGAAGTAGCGGAGTGTAA